In one window of Aphidius gifuensis isolate YNYX2018 linkage group LG4, ASM1490517v1, whole genome shotgun sequence DNA:
- the LOC122855337 gene encoding chaoptin-like: MVINFIAMWLLTFFIAITAVLCSDIKTTTTTTTTITKTTITIPTIKPRTITTSTSTSTPTITTSTTPVIITTTRNSSVNNIANNNNTGSYNVIECFDKMTTLVDDICECHAVSHNNSQVEVKCHNGIPLIDTIPRDINQLAIYEIDEYQMINFIKEFDNNITFNYLDNLIINNSTITGANITLSKFQKYKLLNLSSNDIVEFFFDKSDTIINNKTNIISDIMILDLSKNFICELTVNAFRTLDNLIKLYLRDNVIDKIDENTFIDQMRLENLDISDNKLSNLPDGTLTYLSSLQILNLSGNQLTFLGVRWFETLGKLRVLDVSRNGLTKAASDALQPLPGLSVLRLAENPLMERDVSLLLGTGRRLETVDASRTGLLRVPAALTRSVRALRLAGNKLTCIRDGDFDGYPLLKILDLSNNQLFNIEDDSLGRLDVLEELDLSGNKLKIIPQSLPNSLLSLNLRDNIIDKLTIDDFQGIDNIQILILDNNLIDIIDEGTFSHVQNLIKLDISNNPIKKLAANSLYGPVSLINLRMSNLQYLEWNNEQQHGDMEFPLPIPDRLVYLDVSYSPILAEQLFSDNAALSACKSLVELNLINTGLTTLRSDIIYLLPQLKILGLSNNNWNCTDNNLLWLGEWIRLNQELQPSGICSDDNYEYNNTLLVDLPSPPTPSIPSTTTTTYNITKQSDYFSDDFKLNHYYQDAIVPNMSSIINIDSNSNTEKSITAKEIENPIAIDTETQQKFVNYTSKSSVDHVNEVIINKKNNSSIYNIKQQKYQFKKKQLTKKIDNINDNQRFHNENKLKKERDKTQNQINNNKTNGIIKNYINQHEIKNNHVDLKKINNNKIDIKIKRKNINNVNDKIINNLNNNIINNEKSLIDEKKINNVVDNKNHDKYDDDDLIHDDTMTNTIAQELNRRDSELNERIKNLNSHPGMLILIGAIIGAGIVLTIILSRRATLRYKERYQRHENIEVHTLTPTIELW, encoded by the coding sequence atggtgataaattttattgcaatGTGGCtgttgacattttttattgccATTACGGCAGTTTTGTGTAGTgatattaaaacaacaacaacaacaacaacaacgattacaaaaacaacaataacaataccaACAATAAAGCCACGTACTATTACAACATctacatcaacatcaacaccaACAATAACAACGTCAACAACACCAGTAATcataacaacaacaagaaattcatcagtaaataatattgccaacaataataatactggaTCTTACAATGTTATCGAGTGTTTTGATAAAATGACAACACTTGTAGATGACATCTGTGAGTGTCATGCTGTATCACATAACAATAGCCAAGTTGAGGTCAAATGCCATAATGGAATACCACTGATTGACACTATACCCCGGGATATTAACCAACTTGCAATTTATGAAATTGATGaatatcaaatgataaatttcataaaagaatttgataataatataacatttaattatcttgataatttaattattaataatagtactATTACTGGTGCAAATAtaacattatcaaaatttcaaaaatataaattattaaatttatctagtAATGATAttgtggaatttttttttgataaaagtgatacaataataaataataaaacaaatataataagtGATATAATGATAttggatttatcaaaaaattttatatgtgaACTAACAGTTAATGCATTTAGGAcgcttgataatttaataaaattatatttacgtgataatgttattgataaaattgatgaaaatacatttattgatCAAATGAGACTTGAAAATCTTGATATttcagataataaattaagcaATTTACCAGATGGTACATTaacatatttatcatcattacaaatattaaatttaagtgGTAATCAATTAACATTTTTGGGTGTAAGATGGTTTGAGACACTTGGTAAATTACGTGTACTTGATGTATCAAGAAATGGTTTAACAAAAGCAGCATCAGATGCATTACAACCATTGCCTGGTTTATCTGTATTACGTCTTGCTGAAAATCCATTGATGGAACGTGATGTATCATTGTTACTAGGTACTGGTAGACGTCTTGAAACAGTTGATGCTTCACGTACTGGTTTACTTCGTGTACCAGCAGCATTAACAAGATCAGTTAGAGCATTAAGATTAGCtggtaataaattaacatgtatacGTGATGGTGATTTTGATGGTTatccattattaaaaatacttgatttatcaaataatcaattatttaatattgaagatGATTCATTGGGTCGTCTTGATGTACTTGAAGAACTTGATTTATCTGGTaataaacttaaaataatACCACAAAGTTTACCAAATAGTTTATTATCACTTAATTTacgtgataatattattgataaattaacaattgatgattttcaaggtattgataatatacaaatattaatacttgataataatttaattgatattattgatgaggGTACATTTAGTCatgtacaaaatttaataaaacttgatatatcaaataatccaataaaaaaacttgctgCAAATTCACTATATGGACCagtaagtttaattaatttacgtaTGTCAAATTTACAATATCTTGAATGGAATAATGAACAACAACATGGTGATATGGAATTTCCATTACCAATACCAGATAGACTTGTTTATCTTGATGTTTCATATAGTCCAATATTAGCTGAACAATTATTTTCCGATAATGCAGCTTTATCAGCATGTAAAAGtcttgttgaattaaatttaataaatacaggATTAACAACATTACGttctgatattatttatttactaccacaattaaaaatacttggtTTATCAAATAACAATTGGAATTgtactgataataatttattatggcTTGGTGAATGGATACGATTAAATCAAGAATTACAACCATCTGGAATATGTagtgatgataattatgaatataataatacacttCTTGTTGATTTACCATCACCACCAACACCATCTAtaccatcaacaacaacaacaacatataatattacaaaacaaAGTGATTATTTCAGTGATGATTTTAAActcaatcattattatcaagatgCCATTGTGCCAAATATGTCTTCCATCATCAATATTGATAGTAATAGCAAtacagaaaaatcaataacagcCAAGGAAATTGAAAATCCAATAGCAATTGATACAGAAACTCAACAAAAGTTTGTAAATTATACAAGTAAATCAAGCGTTGATCATGTCAatgaagtaataataaataaaaaaaataatagtagcatttataatattaaacaacaaaaatatcaatttaaaaaaaaacagctaactaaaaaaattgataatatcaatgataatcAAAGGtttcataatgaaaataaattaaaaaaagaaagagataAAACAcaaaaccaaataaataataataaaacaaatggaattattaaaaattacattaatcaacatgaaataaaaaacaatcatgttgatttaaaaaaaattaataataataaaattgatattaaaataaaaagaaaaaatatcaataatgttaatgataaaatcattaataatttaaataataatattattaataatgaaaaatcgttgattgatgaaaaaaaaattaataatgttgttgataataaaaatcatgataaatatgatgatgatgatttaattcaTGATGATACAATGACAAATACAATTGCACAAGAATTAAATAGACGTGATTCTGAATTgaatgaaagaataaaaaatttaaattcacatccaggtatgttaatattaattggtgCAATAATTGGAGCTGGTATTGTGctgacaataattttatcaagacgTGCAACATTAAGATACAAAGAAAGGTATCAACgtcatgaaaatattgaagtaCATACACTGACACCGACAATTGAACTTTGGTGA